A region of the Neomicrococcus lactis genome:
AGCTCTCCCCAGGGGAGACCGCTGCAGACGAAGCGTTCTTTTCCGAAGAGCACTTCCGCGACATGGTGGACCGCGCCAACGAAGCGGACATGATCGAAGACGTGGAAGCCGAATTCATTCACTCCGTGTTTGACCTCGGCGATACCCGAGTTCGCGCCGTGATGGTGCCGCGAACAGACATGGTGACCGTGGACTCCGGCACCTCGCTCGCGGAGTGCATGACGCTCTGCTTGAAGTCCGGCTGCTCGCGCATCCCCGTCATTCAGGAATCGAGCGACCACATAGTGGGCATCGTTTACCTGAAGGACATCGCTCGGGAACTGCACTTCCACGACGATCCGCAGTCTCCCGTGGACAACATCGCACGCGATGTTCGCTATGTCCCTGAATCCAAGTCCGTTGCTGAGCTCTTGAAAGAGCTACAGATCGAATCGACCCACGTGGCCATCGTCATTGACGAGTACGGCGGAACCGCCGGTCTTGTGACGCTCGAGGACCTCATCGAAGAAATCGTGGGCGAGATCGACGACGAATACGACCGTTCGCGGCCAGACATTGAAGAAGTACGTCCCGGCGTCTTCCGCATTAGCGCACGCACGCCGTTGGACGATCTTGGTGAACTCTTCAACAAGGACCTCGAAGACGACGAAGTCGACACCGCTGGCGGTCTTCTCGCCAAGCACTTGGGCCGTGTGCCGATTGTGGGCTCCGAAGTTACTGTTGAAGGCATTCACTTGCATGCAGAAACCCTCGAAGGTCGGCGCAACCGTATTGGTTTCTTGCTGACGTGGTTTGAGCCAGACACTGAAGACACTGACGATGAACCGCAAGGGTCCACGGGACGCCGTGACTCTGATGACCTCCACCAGCACGAAAGTGGGCAACACTCATGAGCTTGACGCCAGAAAATTACCCGAAGGATTACCGGGCGGGCTTCACCTCGTTTGTGGGACGTCCGAATGCCGGAAAGTCCACCCTCACCAACGCACTCGTGGGTCAAAAAGTAGCGATTACCTCGAGTAAGCCACAGACCACGCGCCACACGATTCGTGGCATCGTGCATCGTCCAGAGCACCAGCTCGTCATCGTCGACACTCCAGGCCTGCACCGTCCGCGCACGCTTCTTGGTCAGCGCCTCAACGACCTCGTGGCCGAGACCTTGGGCGAAGTGGATGCGGTGGGCTTCTGCTTGCCAGCAAACGAGAAGATCGGCCCCGGCGATAAGTTCATTGCCCAGAAGCTGGGTGGACTGCCACCACGCACTCCGATCGTCGCGCTCGTCACCAAGACTGACCTCGTGACCCCGGCGCAACTGGCAGAGCAATTGCTTGCCGTCAGCCAGCTGGGAGACGAACTCTTGGCACCTAAGGGATTTGCCGCCGTCGTACCGGTATCCGCGAAAGACGGGTATCAGGTAGAGGAAGTCATCGGCGTTCTTGCGAAGCTCATGCCACAGTCGCCACCGCTGTACCCAGACGGTGAACTCACGGACGAGCCTGAGATGAAAATGATCTCGGAGCTCATTCGCGAGGCCGCGTTGGAGGGCGTCCGTGACGAGCTTCCGCACTCGCTCGCCGTCGTGGTGGAAGAAATAATTCCGCGCGAAGACCGCCCGGCTGACAATCCGATGGTGGACATCCACGTCAACGTTTTCGTGGAACGCCCCAGCCAGAAGTCGATCATCATTGGCAAGGGCGGATCGCGTCTG
Encoded here:
- a CDS encoding hemolysin family protein, whose product is MSPALLALGAIAFLLIAGLLTAVEAAFLYLSRQEAEQLLANRPKHKLRAILDDPVPHTNALRLWRLWFEMASAVAVALFFYFVIANMWIAGLAATLTMAVMAFVVVGVSPRRIGRNRAASFVSGTASLIRFLRVILGPIPQWLVGIGNQLSPGETAADEAFFSEEHFRDMVDRANEADMIEDVEAEFIHSVFDLGDTRVRAVMVPRTDMVTVDSGTSLAECMTLCLKSGCSRIPVIQESSDHIVGIVYLKDIARELHFHDDPQSPVDNIARDVRYVPESKSVAELLKELQIESTHVAIVIDEYGGTAGLVTLEDLIEEIVGEIDDEYDRSRPDIEEVRPGVFRISARTPLDDLGELFNKDLEDDEVDTAGGLLAKHLGRVPIVGSEVTVEGIHLHAETLEGRRNRIGFLLTWFEPDTEDTDDEPQGSTGRRDSDDLHQHESGQHS
- the era gene encoding GTPase Era, which translates into the protein MSLTPENYPKDYRAGFTSFVGRPNAGKSTLTNALVGQKVAITSSKPQTTRHTIRGIVHRPEHQLVIVDTPGLHRPRTLLGQRLNDLVAETLGEVDAVGFCLPANEKIGPGDKFIAQKLGGLPPRTPIVALVTKTDLVTPAQLAEQLLAVSQLGDELLAPKGFAAVVPVSAKDGYQVEEVIGVLAKLMPQSPPLYPDGELTDEPEMKMISELIREAALEGVRDELPHSLAVVVEEIIPREDRPADNPMVDIHVNVFVERPSQKSIIIGKGGSRLRDVGTRARKEIEALLGTKVYLDLHVKVAKEWQRDPKQLGRLGF